In the Deinococcus ficus genome, one interval contains:
- a CDS encoding Rqc2 family fibronectin-binding protein → MEGLMLARVLRDLEPLLPARTLGWVFPDETTAALLIDGVGNLVLSYRPPQPVLFVSRERLRGEPRSPFQRFLAARVRGDLLRVEQLKLDRVVLLHFGGESGFVDQAPTRLLFEVTGRNANVLVLPEGEGFAGRIVMAAREVTGSRNRFRTIRTGGTYTPPPPYEKLDPRSLTPEQAQALKQVPVGRWREHLDGLGPLLGAELARRAHLTSGDVPGDAWPRVLEAVQSLVADPTVSEGVMEQGAREAARTEKAAALRKALREPLEKRVTLLRNQLADVTRAEQGLEAAAVDREEADLLMAYAHDVKTGEVSVTLPAFDGSGPRPVSLEPQLTALQNAEKRYTRARRREEVYLRLAEREDVLRRDLHDAEARLADLDSADLGALEALSAQLQQERPEKSAYGMRFITPGGHEVLVGRNNKENATLTHRIGKSLDYWFHAQGYPGSHVLVRSGGRELAPPDILYAARLAATHSKARGSSNVPVDYTRIKHVWKPRGAPAGQVHYTDQKTVFVDGTLPES, encoded by the coding sequence GTGGAAGGGCTGATGCTGGCGCGCGTGCTGCGTGACCTGGAGCCCCTGCTGCCCGCGCGGACGCTGGGGTGGGTGTTCCCGGACGAGACGACCGCCGCGCTGCTGATCGACGGGGTGGGGAACCTGGTGCTGTCGTACCGGCCGCCGCAGCCGGTCCTGTTCGTATCCCGGGAGCGGCTGCGGGGCGAGCCGCGCAGCCCCTTCCAGCGCTTCCTCGCGGCGCGCGTGCGGGGCGACCTGCTGCGCGTGGAGCAGCTGAAGCTGGACCGGGTGGTGCTGCTGCACTTCGGCGGCGAGTCGGGGTTCGTGGATCAGGCGCCCACCCGGCTGCTGTTCGAGGTGACGGGCCGCAACGCGAACGTGCTGGTCCTGCCGGAAGGGGAGGGCTTCGCCGGGCGGATCGTGATGGCCGCGCGGGAGGTCACCGGCAGCCGTAACCGCTTCCGCACCATCCGCACCGGGGGCACGTACACGCCGCCGCCGCCGTACGAGAAGCTGGACCCGCGCTCGCTGACGCCGGAGCAGGCGCAGGCGCTGAAACAGGTGCCGGTGGGCCGCTGGCGTGAACACCTGGACGGCCTGGGCCCGCTGCTGGGGGCCGAACTGGCCCGCCGCGCCCACCTGACGTCCGGAGACGTGCCCGGCGACGCGTGGCCGCGGGTGCTGGAGGCCGTGCAGTCCCTGGTGGCCGACCCGACCGTGAGCGAGGGCGTGATGGAACAGGGCGCCCGCGAGGCCGCCCGCACGGAAAAGGCCGCGGCGCTGCGCAAGGCCCTGCGCGAACCGCTGGAAAAGCGCGTGACGCTGCTGCGCAACCAGCTCGCGGACGTGACCCGCGCCGAGCAGGGCCTGGAAGCGGCGGCCGTGGACCGCGAGGAAGCCGACCTGCTGATGGCGTACGCGCACGACGTGAAGACCGGGGAGGTCAGCGTGACCCTGCCCGCCTTCGACGGCAGCGGCCCCCGCCCGGTGAGCCTGGAACCGCAGCTGACCGCCCTGCAGAACGCCGAGAAGCGCTACACCCGGGCGCGGCGGCGCGAGGAGGTGTACCTGCGCCTCGCCGAGCGGGAGGACGTGCTGCGCCGCGACCTGCACGACGCCGAGGCGCGCCTCGCGGACCTGGACAGCGCCGACCTGGGCGCCCTGGAGGCCCTGAGCGCGCAGCTGCAGCAGGAACGCCCGGAGAAGAGCGCGTACGGCATGCGCTTCATCACGCCCGGCGGGCATGAGGTGCTGGTCGGGCGGAACAACAAGGAGAACGCCACCCTGACGCACCGGATCGGGAAATCCCTGGACTACTGGTTTCACGCGCAGGGGTACCCGGGCAGCCACGTGCTGGTGCGCAGCGGCGGGCGGGAGCTGGCGCCGCCGGACATTCTGTACGCGGCGCGGCTGGCGGCCACGCACAGCAAGGCGCGCGGCAGCAGCAACGTGCCGGTGGACTACACCCGCATCAAGCACGTGTGGAAACCGCGGGGCGCCCCGGCCGGGCAGGTGCACTACACCGATCAGAAGACGGTGTTCGTGGACGGCACCCTGCCGGAATCCTGA
- the panD gene encoding aspartate 1-decarboxylase yields the protein MERIMFRSKIHRATVTQADLDYVGSVTIDQDLLDAADILVNEKVDIWNITNGNRLHTYALSGPRGSGVIGINGAAAHLMRPGDMVIIAAFGNFTEEEARTLEPKVVLVDARNRILELQPA from the coding sequence GTGGAACGCATCATGTTCAGGTCCAAGATTCACCGCGCGACCGTGACCCAGGCCGACCTGGATTACGTCGGGAGCGTGACCATCGACCAGGACCTGCTCGACGCAGCGGACATCCTGGTGAACGAGAAGGTGGACATCTGGAACATCACCAACGGCAACCGCCTGCACACCTACGCTCTGAGCGGCCCGCGCGGCAGCGGCGTGATCGGCATCAACGGCGCCGCCGCGCACCTGATGCGCCCCGGTGACATGGTGATCATCGCGGCGTTCGGGAACTTCACCGAGGAGGAAGCCCGGACGCTGGAACCGAAGGTGGTGCTGGTGGACGCCCGCAACCGCATCCTGGAGCTGCAGCCCGCCTGA